The window GCCCGGCTCCCTGTAACAATGCGCCAAGGCGAACAGGGCGTTACACCATGCTGCAATTCTGCTTTCACTTCCGCTTTTCATATGAGTCTCCACAGGCGGCAGGGGCTGGTATGTCCGGCCCCTGCCTGTAGCTTGCAGTTAGGAAGCATTATCAAGTCTGAGTTTGCTCTCTCCCCATGTGTACAGGAGCAGCATGACACATACTGCGAAGTCGACCACAAGCAGTTCCCAGAGGTTGGGGGTGTAGCTGAGCAGGGCTGGAAGTCCTTCGCCCTTGGGACCTACAGGCTGCAGTTGGCCGGAGAGTATGACCTGAAACAGGATGGAGAAAGCGCCCGCCAGCGCCGTTGCCGGTGCAAATATCCGGGCCCACGAAGTCTGGCGCAGGTTTGATTCCGCCATCAAGGCAAATGGAACGGCGAGCCATATTGCTGAACCAATGCCGATAGAGTTGGTTAGTGCAGGCACGGTGGCGGCTGATTCCAGAAGTATTTTCAGAACGAGCAGCAACAGGGCTGCGCCGGAAGAGAGGTACAGCAGCCTGCCGAGATAGTTCATGCTGCTGGTGACGGCTGCGGAAGGCCTGCCGGATGAGATGGATTGGAGAATGGATTGATGGAAGAGAATGGCTGAGACGCCGCCCATGAAGGCAAGGGAGAGGAAGAGCACGGAGATGAAGGGGCCGAAGTAGGTCGGGCGTGCTTCCGTGAGTCCGAAAACCGCGCCGAGCATCAGAGCTGCAAAAAGGCTGCAGAACATGGAAAGAAGGCTGAGCAGCTTGCCTGAACCATCAGCGGTGCCCTTGGTTCGCATCTGGGCGAATTTGATGATGAGCAGAACAAGCTCGAGGCTGTAAAGCGCACCCATGTACCAGATGGGGGATGACAGGTTGGGGGAAAGAAGAAGCTGATACATGTGCCCCAGAGAACCCAGTTCAAGGCCGATGGCTATGAAGGCGGCCGCAAGGGTGGCTATGGCAAGAAATGTCAGCCTCTTGGCCTGCGGCATCAATTCCTTGACGCCGAAGACCAGCGGCATGGATGCCACAAGAGCCAGCCCTGTGCTGGTAAGGGCAAAGAACACGTATGCCACAAGCGGCAATGTCCAGACGATGACATCGTTGGCCTTGAACAGAGCGTGCCCTTCGCTGAACAACTGGGCCGCCGTATAGAGGCCAGTCAGGACGCCTGCTCCGAGAAGAGCAAGCCACGGAACTCGCAAGGTGTTTGCCAAACTCATTTGAGGCCTCCTTTCGTCTGGATATACGTGCCGGGGTTGAAACTGCGGATGTAAAAGATCTTGGGCTCCGTACCCAGTTCTTCTTTCAACCGGTACGGACGGTATTTCCCGAGCAGTTTGCTTACTTCGCTTTCCGGATCGTCCAGATCGCCGAAGATGCGTGCATCGGCAGGGCACGCCTCTACGCAGTAAGGCAGTTGCCCCTTCTTGAGCCGGTGGTCGCAGAAGGTGCATTTTTCGACGACGCCTCTGGGCCTTAACCCGGGCAGAGTCGCATCCCGGTCAGGATTTAAGAAAGGCGTTCCCTGGGTTTTCAGTTTTGCCAGATCCGCTGCAGGCGACGAGGTGCAGTTCGGTATCAGCTCGCCCTGCTTGTTCTGCTGGCTGAACGGGTCTCGCCAGTTGAAGTAGATGACCCCATAGGGGCAGTTGAACATGCAGTATTTGCATCCTATGCACTTATCCGGATCGTGCATGGTTATGCCGCCCTCTGCCTTGTGCATGGCCTGTGTCGGGCAGCCCTGCACGCAGGGGGCGTTCTCACAGTGGTTGCAGAGCGTGGGGGTGTAGTGGAAGCGTACATTTGGGAAGGTTCCCACAGTCTCGGTGATCTTGTTGGACCATGAGATGCCTTCCGGCGTGTTGTTCTCGTTTTTGCAAGCTATGATGCAGCCGCCGCATCCAACGCACCGTTGGTGATCGATAACCATCGCGTATCTTGTCATGTCATCTACCTCCTTACGCCTTCACTATCTTGACGCGCACGGTGCTGTAGTAGGCGGTGGAACCGCTGAGCCGTTCAAAGTCCGCAGGAATGATCATGTTGTTATTCCCGCCGCGGGGCTCCTTGCCGAATACCTTTGATGCCAGCCTGCCATAGACCCAATGACCTTGCCCGTAGCATTTGGCCACGGTGCCGGGGCGGACGCCTTCCCAGAGTTTTGCGGTGCAGGAAAGTTCTCCGGTCGGAGAGACCAGCTTGATGGCATCGCCGTTTTTGATGCCCATGGCTTCGGCGTCCACGGGATTGATCTTGGCGACGTCGTCATATTTTTCATCGCCGGGATCCAGATCCTTCAACTCATAGTACCAGGCGCAGTTCGCGGAACGTCCTTCGCGGTTCAGGCGGGACTTGTGGTCGACGAAGACGAAGGGGTGGTCAGTCGGATTGCCATGCACGAAGGGTTCTTCAAAATGTGGCACAAAGGCTCTTTCACCGCGCGCAAGATATTTGCTGGCTTCAAGCACGGCATCCACGTCCGTTTCATGCTTTTCGGCGTGGGCTCCCAGCGCTTTCTTCAGTGTCTCACTGTAGAACTCGAACTTCTTGGTATCGGTCTTCATCTCAGACCAGCGTTTTTTGTACGGGTAGGGATCGGAGTTCCATACGCCTATTTTGCGGAAGTGCTCCCAGCCCTCAAACTTGTCGCCCCCCTTGTGCAGGGCGGGATCCCACAGAGGTTGGGTTGCATACTTCAACGCGTAGAGTGCGAATTCCTTTTCATTGGAAGGGGGAACGCCGGTTTCCGGATCCTTGTATTCGGTGCGGAAGTAGTCGAGCAGGTTGGTGAAACCTCGCTGTGCAAGCTTTTCTGCCAGCAGCCAGGGGATTTCAGTTTCGTCGATCTTGTAATCCCAGAGAGGTTCGATAACGGGCTGCATGATGGTGACATGCCTGTAGCCGTTACCTATGGACTTCACGTATCCCCACTTTTCGAAGAGATGGTGCGTGTCCGGCAGAAGGATGTCCGAGAACCATGAGAATTCGGACGCATTGGTGGTGATGTGGGTGATGAAGGGAATTTTGCTCAGTGCTTCTTCCCAGCGCTGACCTTGCGGAGCGGAGAAGGGGAAGTTGTTCATGTAGGCAATGACGACCTTGATATCATAGGGGTCTTCATTGATAACGCCGGTAGGAACGTTGTTTGTGATGACGGCACTGCCCGGTTTGCCGGCGTTGATGGCCGGAAACTCCAGTCTTCCGCGTTGATCGATCTTCTCGTGCTTCTTGCCCTTCTTGGCGATGTCATCGAAATAGTGATCCGGCTTCGGGAACTTGTTGGTATATTCCTTGTTGGCAACAAGCGTACCGCCTACGTTGTCGCAGGCGCCCACCAGACCGTTGAGCGCGTGGCAGGCCATGCTGGTATAGCCGCCGCGTACCTGCATGACGGGGCCGCCGCCGACCCACGACATGACGTGGGGAGCCAGAGAGCCGAACTCGGTGGCAACGCGCCGTATCTGTTCGGCTGAAACGCCTGCAAGCTCCGCTGCCCATTCCGGCGTCTTGTCTTTGAGTTCCAGGTTCCACCAGCGCACGAGTCCGTGCGTGTGCACCTCTGCAAACGTGGTTTCATCCACTTCCTGTCCGACGACGAATCTGTTTACGCCATCCGTAAAGTCGCCGACGAACTCCTTGCTCCACAAGCCCGAGGTGAGAATGACGTGTGCCATGGCAACGGCGATGGCCCCATCGTAACCGGGCTTTGCTGCAATCCATTCATCAGCCTTGGCAGCCGTGGCGGAGAGTCTGGGTTCAACAATCGCCACCTTGGCGTTGCCTATGGCTTCGCCCCATGCCTTGGAGTAGTAGGATACCTGTCGGTTTGCAGCCAGCGGATCGGCTCCCCAGAGAAGAATGTAGCGCGTGTTCAGCACATCGTACTGACGGTAGTCCCAGTAGCCTTCCGTGTAGTATGGGCCGAACTTTTCCGCTTCCGCACACAGTGCGCTGTGGGAGATGTTGTTGGGCGACCCGATGATCTTCGTTGTAAAGTCATAGAGAATGTCGCGCATATAGGTGTATCTGCCACGCAGAAGCATGTACTTATGCGTTTCATGTGCGTTGCGCAGTTCCATTATCTTGTCGGCAATGGTGTCCAGCGCTTCATCCCATGTAATGGGGACAAAGCCGGGGTCCTCATTTCTGCCTTTCTTGGGATTGGTGCGTTTCATGGGGGTCTTGATCCGGTCGGGATCATACACCTGCTGCAGACCCATGTGGCCCCTTGGACAAGAAGCGCCCAAGTTGACCTTGGAATGGGGATTGCCGCGAACTTTTACCGCACGCCCTTCAACAACGTAGACTTGTTTGGAACACCATGAAGTGCAGCCTTGGCATGTGGAGGCCAGCCATTCT is drawn from Desulfovibrio mangrovi and contains these coding sequences:
- the nrfD gene encoding NrfD/PsrC family molybdoenzyme membrane anchor subunit codes for the protein MSLANTLRVPWLALLGAGVLTGLYTAAQLFSEGHALFKANDVIVWTLPLVAYVFFALTSTGLALVASMPLVFGVKELMPQAKRLTFLAIATLAAAFIAIGLELGSLGHMYQLLLSPNLSSPIWYMGALYSLELVLLIIKFAQMRTKGTADGSGKLLSLLSMFCSLFAALMLGAVFGLTEARPTYFGPFISVLFLSLAFMGGVSAILFHQSILQSISSGRPSAAVTSSMNYLGRLLYLSSGAALLLLVLKILLESAATVPALTNSIGIGSAIWLAVPFALMAESNLRQTSWARIFAPATALAGAFSILFQVILSGQLQPVGPKGEGLPALLSYTPNLWELLVVDFAVCVMLLLYTWGESKLRLDNAS
- a CDS encoding 4Fe-4S dicluster domain-containing protein — encoded protein: MTRYAMVIDHQRCVGCGGCIIACKNENNTPEGISWSNKITETVGTFPNVRFHYTPTLCNHCENAPCVQGCPTQAMHKAEGGITMHDPDKCIGCKYCMFNCPYGVIYFNWRDPFSQQNKQGELIPNCTSSPAADLAKLKTQGTPFLNPDRDATLPGLRPRGVVEKCTFCDHRLKKGQLPYCVEACPADARIFGDLDDPESEVSKLLGKYRPYRLKEELGTEPKIFYIRSFNPGTYIQTKGGLK
- a CDS encoding molybdopterin-dependent oxidoreductase, producing the protein MSPKTQSARRKNQNQSRRNFVKGAAITCAALSGGVFTKPALSALTEAKAAVRETPQGEWLASTCQGCTSWCSKQVYVVEGRAVKVRGNPHSKVNLGASCPRGHMGLQQVYDPDRIKTPMKRTNPKKGRNEDPGFVPITWDEALDTIADKIMELRNAHETHKYMLLRGRYTYMRDILYDFTTKIIGSPNNISHSALCAEAEKFGPYYTEGYWDYRQYDVLNTRYILLWGADPLAANRQVSYYSKAWGEAIGNAKVAIVEPRLSATAAKADEWIAAKPGYDGAIAVAMAHVILTSGLWSKEFVGDFTDGVNRFVVGQEVDETTFAEVHTHGLVRWWNLELKDKTPEWAAELAGVSAEQIRRVATEFGSLAPHVMSWVGGGPVMQVRGGYTSMACHALNGLVGACDNVGGTLVANKEYTNKFPKPDHYFDDIAKKGKKHEKIDQRGRLEFPAINAGKPGSAVITNNVPTGVINEDPYDIKVVIAYMNNFPFSAPQGQRWEEALSKIPFITHITTNASEFSWFSDILLPDTHHLFEKWGYVKSIGNGYRHVTIMQPVIEPLWDYKIDETEIPWLLAEKLAQRGFTNLLDYFRTEYKDPETGVPPSNEKEFALYALKYATQPLWDPALHKGGDKFEGWEHFRKIGVWNSDPYPYKKRWSEMKTDTKKFEFYSETLKKALGAHAEKHETDVDAVLEASKYLARGERAFVPHFEEPFVHGNPTDHPFVFVDHKSRLNREGRSANCAWYYELKDLDPGDEKYDDVAKINPVDAEAMGIKNGDAIKLVSPTGELSCTAKLWEGVRPGTVAKCYGQGHWVYGRLASKVFGKEPRGGNNNMIIPADFERLSGSTAYYSTVRVKIVKA